In Leptospira saintgironsiae, the following are encoded in one genomic region:
- a CDS encoding hydrogenase-4 subunit G, translated as MKQIQEIINIFRPAKNLNFEKMGPTNPNARGIPVPASKKGFHLDKSIEKVCPTGGLKVSSSKEVTIDYGACLQCGHCVEASAGQLENSGFIHVYSVDREALKVRYIDGVPANYEEEVSENVKQFRKITKNTGFQYREVAASGNNATEAEINASFNAVFDSEASMVRVVASPKHSDAVVFAGPVGPNMEIPLQVAWDTTPGPKALIACGTEAVSGGLFQRGKLPKEPDLFIGGDPPRPDVIVSAFRYLMGKKKFSFREELSKFISERRSKS; from the coding sequence ATGAAACAAATCCAGGAAATCATTAATATATTCCGTCCGGCAAAAAATCTAAATTTCGAAAAAATGGGACCTACCAATCCGAATGCGAGAGGTATTCCAGTACCAGCTTCTAAAAAGGGATTTCATTTAGATAAATCCATAGAGAAGGTTTGTCCCACTGGAGGATTAAAAGTATCCTCTTCTAAAGAAGTGACAATTGACTACGGAGCATGTTTACAATGTGGCCATTGTGTAGAAGCTTCTGCAGGACAATTAGAAAATTCAGGATTCATCCACGTATATTCGGTAGACAGAGAAGCATTAAAAGTACGTTATATAGATGGAGTTCCAGCAAATTACGAGGAAGAAGTTTCCGAAAACGTAAAACAATTCCGTAAGATCACTAAAAACACAGGCTTCCAGTATAGAGAAGTAGCCGCAAGCGGCAATAACGCAACAGAAGCAGAGATAAATGCTAGCTTTAACGCAGTTTTCGATAGTGAAGCAAGTATGGTAAGAGTGGTGGCTTCCCCCAAACATTCAGATGCAGTTGTATTCGCAGGACCTGTCGGACCGAATATGGAAATCCCTCTCCAAGTTGCTTGGGATACAACCCCAGGACCAAAAGCACTTATTGCCTGCGGAACTGAAGCTGTTTCAGGCGGATTATTCCAAAGAGGAAAATTACCGAAAGAGCCGGACTTGTTTATCGGAGGAGATCCTCCAAGACCAGATGTAATCGTAAGCGCATTCCGTTATTTGATGGGCAAGAAGAAGTTCTCCTTTAGAGAAGAACTCTCCAAATT
- a CDS encoding metal (Ni/Fe) hydrogenase large subunit, translating into MKNVTGIFHTSETKQTHRFWLTREGIEKETLSKTAEKSLYEDHSNPIWVLRHSLGTDQGAEDYSSMDYEKYLSQDRKHLLEKFLTKSGIKDLVYRGINVPVPNSFYSHAVGPIHAGVIEPGHFRFIVEGEEIQNLDIRLGFQKRGLLEKMKGLNKDSISSYAEAISGDSTVAYAIAFSKAFEEAHGIQVPEEVNFARTVLLEIERIAIHIGDMGAIAGDVGYYPLQGVCAMQRGVPLGVMEALTGSRFGRGALSPGKVRLKKELTESILNDLAKRIQDVTSDVASHFERAANKSTNRERLQICGVITHKQLKDLGFVGMVEKCTGHSRDLRHHDSSYSLAGDSINLDLDAGQMKGDAWARFYLRYEELKNSGRWLAKAIPVLKNFHTVYESFQKIKVSKAKSGVYFGAAEGWRGPVLASFSLNSSGDISEAYVRDPSVLNWHALELAVRGENIGDFPLNNKSFNLSYVGVDL; encoded by the coding sequence ATGAAAAACGTTACCGGAATTTTTCACACTTCGGAAACGAAACAAACTCATCGTTTCTGGTTAACTCGGGAAGGAATAGAGAAAGAAACTCTTTCTAAAACCGCAGAAAAAAGTTTATATGAGGATCATTCCAATCCGATTTGGGTCCTCAGACATAGCCTCGGAACTGACCAAGGCGCTGAAGATTATTCTTCCATGGATTACGAGAAATATCTATCTCAGGATAGAAAACATCTTCTCGAAAAATTCCTGACCAAATCCGGGATCAAGGATTTAGTTTATAGAGGGATCAATGTTCCTGTTCCGAATTCTTTTTATTCACATGCAGTTGGACCGATCCATGCAGGAGTAATCGAACCTGGCCATTTTCGTTTTATAGTAGAAGGAGAAGAGATCCAAAACCTGGACATTCGTCTTGGTTTCCAAAAAAGGGGCCTTCTAGAAAAAATGAAAGGCCTGAATAAGGACTCTATTTCTTCTTATGCAGAAGCAATTTCAGGTGATTCTACAGTTGCATACGCAATCGCATTTAGTAAAGCATTCGAAGAAGCTCATGGTATCCAAGTTCCAGAAGAAGTAAACTTCGCAAGAACTGTTCTTTTGGAGATAGAAAGGATTGCTATCCATATCGGAGATATGGGAGCGATTGCGGGTGACGTAGGTTATTATCCTCTCCAAGGTGTATGCGCAATGCAAAGGGGAGTCCCTCTCGGAGTAATGGAAGCTCTAACCGGTTCTCGCTTCGGAAGAGGAGCCTTAAGCCCAGGAAAAGTAAGACTTAAAAAAGAGCTGACTGAATCTATCCTAAACGATCTGGCAAAAAGGATCCAAGATGTTACTTCTGATGTTGCCAGCCATTTCGAAAGAGCTGCAAACAAATCTACAAACAGGGAAAGATTACAAATCTGCGGAGTGATCACACATAAGCAGCTCAAAGATCTAGGTTTTGTTGGAATGGTAGAAAAATGCACAGGCCATTCCAGAGATCTTCGTCACCACGATTCCAGTTATTCTCTCGCAGGAGATTCCATTAATTTGGATCTTGATGCTGGTCAAATGAAAGGAGATGCTTGGGCAAGATTCTATCTTCGTTATGAAGAATTGAAGAATAGCGGACGTTGGTTGGCTAAAGCAATCCCAGTATTAAAAAACTTTCATACAGTCTACGAAAGTTTCCAAAAAATAAAAGTTTCCAAAGCAAAATCTGGAGTGTATTTCGGCGCTGCAGAAGGGTGGAGAGGCCCAGTCTTAGCTTCCTTCTCCCTAAATTCTTCCGGAGATATTTCAGAAGCTTATGTAAGAGATCCTTCCGTTCTGAACTGGCATGCGTTGGAGCTTGCAGTTAGAGGGGAGAATATCGGGGATTTTCCTCTGAATAATAAATCTTTCAACCTCAGTTATGTGGGAGTGGATCTATGA